One region of Trichoderma breve strain T069 chromosome 7 map unlocalized scaffold00007, whole genome shotgun sequence genomic DNA includes:
- a CDS encoding FAD dependent oxidoreductase domain-containing protein has protein sequence MVNVIVVAGAGVSGLTSALLLSRSKANKVTVVAKHMPGDYDIEYASPWAGANVLPMASEENSRWERRTWPELKRLTEEVPEAGIHFQKARVYRRVKDAEAPGYHLSDYLFSTDPWYKSVLPDFRELSKEEVIPGHDSGCEFTSVCINTVVYLSWLVGQCLKNGVVFKRVVLTDIREAKSLSHTGQPANIIINATALGSLKLGGVEDTTMTPARAQIVLVRNEYHPMIATSGTDDSATEITYIMQRAAGGGTILGGTYDIGNWESAPDPNIAVRIMKRAVEAAPGLAGGKGIEGLSVIRHGVGLRPWRKDGVRIEEEVLDESTSIVHNYGHAGWGYQGSYGCAERVVELVNEIRKRKGEDLSGEDKVFSWD, from the exons ATGGTGAACGTGATTGTCGTTGCAGG GGCCGGCGTGAGTGGTCTCACTTCAGCACTTCTCCTTTCGAGGAGCAAGGCGAACAAAGTCACTGTGGTTGCAAAGCACATGCCCGGTGATTATGATATTGAATATGCCTCACCTTGGGCTGGAGCAAACGTGCTTCC AATGGCCAGTGAAGAGAATAGCAGATGGGAGCGTCGTACTTGGCCAGAGCTGAAGCGCCTGACGGAAGAAGTCCCCGAAGCGGGAATTCACTTTCAGA AGGCCCGTGTTTATAGAAGAGTCAAGGATGCGGAAGCTCCTGGATACCATCTTTCCGACTATCTGTTCTCGACAGACCCCTGGTACAAATCAGTGCTCCCTGATTTCCGCGAActgagcaaagaagaagtcaTTCCAGGCCACGATTCGGGATGCGAATTCACGAGCGTGTGCATCAATACCGTCGTCTATCTCTCCTGGCTCGTCGGCCAGTGCCTCAAGAACGGCGTCGTCTTCAAAAGGGTCGTCTTGACGGACATTCGCGAGGCAAAGTCGCTCAGTCACACTGGCCAGCCggcaaacatcatcatcaatgctACTGCTTTGGGATCTCTCAAGCTTGGAGGTGTTGAGGATACTACCATGACGCCTGCTCGTGCGCAGATTGTTCTCGTGCGGAACGAGTACCATCCTATGATCGCCACGTCGGGAACTGACGATAGCGCTACGGAGATTACATACATCATGCAGCGCGCTGCGGGCGGAGGCACGATTCTCGGCGGGACGTATGACATCGGTAACTGGGAATCCGCGCCCGACCCAAACATTGCGGTTCGCATCATGAAGAGGGCGGTAGAAGCTGCGCCGGGACTTGCTGGAGGAAAAGGCATTGAAGGGCTGAGCGTTATTAGACATGGTGTGGGATTGCGACCGTGGAGGAAGGACGGGGTGAggattgaggaggaggttttGGATGAGAGCACTTCGATTGTGCATAATTATGGACATGCGGGATGGGGATATCAGGGGTCGTATGGATGTGCGGAGAGGGTTGTTGAGTTGGTGAATGAGATACGGAAGAGGAAGGGGGAAGATTTGAGTGGTGAAGACAAGGTGTTTTCATGGGATTAA
- a CDS encoding ALG3 protein domain-containing protein translates to MASLIKFASDVANGRHALSKFIPMGLWLADAVLCGLIIWKVPYTEIDWVAYMEQITQFVHGERDYPKMEGGTGPLVYPAAHVYIYTGLYYLTKKGTDILLAQQLFAGLYMATLGVVMLCYWKAKVPPYIFPLLILSKRLHSVFVLRCFNDCFAAFFLWLSIYFFQRRVWTVGALAYTIGLGVKMSLLLVLPAVIIVQLLLAVPFITTNWRGYLGRAFELSRQFKFEWTVNWRMLGEELFLSRGFSITLLAFHALFLLIFILGRWLKIKERTVLGMIPYVVRFQSPFTEQEELSISHRVVTPRYIMSAMLSANVVGLLFARSLHYQFYAYLAWATPFLLWTATPNPLVVVPLWAAQEWAWNVFPSTPVSSNVVVSVLAVTVAMAFVGSNPQHGAPKPKQL, encoded by the exons ATGGCCTCTCTCATCAAGTTCGCCTCCGACGTCGCCAACGGCCGCCATGCGCTGTCGAAGTTCATCCCCATGGGCCTCTGGCTCGCAGACGCCGTGCTGTGCGGTCTGATTATTTGGAAAGTGCCCT ATACGGAAATCGACTGGGTTGCGTACATGGAGCAGATCACGCAGTTTGTTCACGGGGAGAGAGACTATCCCAAGATGGAGGGCGGCACGGGGCCGTTGGTGTATCCCGCGGCCCATGTGTACATCTACACGGGGTTGTATTATCTGACCAAGAAGGGTACGGATATCCTGTTGGCgcagcagctctttgccGGTTTGTACATGGCTACGCTGggggtggtgatgctgtgcTATTGGAAGGCCAAG GTCCCGCCGTACATCTTTCCGCTCTTGATTCTTTCAAAGCGGCTTCACAGTGTCTTTGTCCTCAGGTGCTTCAACGACTGTTTTGCCGCATTCTTCTTGTGGCTGTCAATCTACTTCTTCCAGCGGAGAGTCTGGACCGTTGGTGCTTTGGCATATACCATCGGTCTTGGCGTCAAGATGTCACTACTACTCGTTCTTCCCGCTGTTATCATT GTTCAGCTGCTACTCGCCGTTCCGTTCATCACGACAAACTGGAGAGGCTATCTTGGCCGAGCATTCGAGCTATCGAGGCAGTTCAAGTTTGAATGGACAGTCAATTGGCGCATGCTCGGCGAGGAATTGTTCCTCAGCCGGGGCTTCTCTATCACGCTACTGGCATTCCacgccctcttcctcctcatcttcatcctggGTCGATGGCTGAAGATTAAAGAACGAACCGTCTTGGGAATGATTCCCTACGTTGTCCGGTTCCAGTCGCCTTTCACAGAGCAGGAAGAGCTCAGCATCTCCCACAGAGTCGTCACGCCCAGATACATCATGTCCGCAATGTTGTCGGCCAATGTGGTTGGGCTCCTGTTTGCCAGGTCTCTGCATTACCAATTCTATGCGTACCTGGCATGGGCAACGCCCTTCCTCCTGTGGACAGCCACTCCGAATCCACTTGTCGTGGTCCCGCTGTGGGCGGCGCAAGAATGGGCTTGGAACGTGTTCCCCAGCACTCCTGTTAGCTCTAACGTCGTGGTGAGCGTCCTGGCTGTGACGGTTGCCATGGCCTTTGTAGGGTCGAACCCGCAGCATGGCGCGCCGAAGCCAAAACAACTATAG
- a CDS encoding translation initiation factor 1A / IF-1 domain-containing protein has product MGRPKRNVLAAAQEALSPPDALEPTQVIVRVVKPEGNNLYTCEMPNKKAVVLELAQRFRNTIWIKRGGYVLAEGYPVGTQDSRAIGEIINVVRDEKLWRKQPYWPKEFVKTAQDLSDEESDSNVGKMPPSDDEEEEEE; this is encoded by the exons ATGGGCCGTCCGAAGCGAAATGTCCTCGCTGCTGCACAAGAGGCGCTGTCACCGCCTGATGCCCTGGAGCCTACGCAGGTGATTGTACGTGTCGTCAAGCCCGAGGGCAACAACTTGTACACGTGCGAGATGCCAAACAAAAAGGCCGTCGTCCTCGAGCTCGCCCAGCGCTTTCGCAACACCATCTGGATCAAGCGTGGCGGATACGTCCTGGCTGAGGGATATCCTGTAGGGACTCAGGACAGCAGGGCAATTGGAGAAATCATCAATGTTGTCCGTGACGAGAAACTCTGGCGAAAGCAGCCTTATTG GCCAAAGGAATTTGTTAAGACGGCTCAAGATCTCAGCGACGAGGAGAGCGACTCCAACGTAGGAAAGATGCCACCcagtgacgacgaggaagaagaagaggaataa
- a CDS encoding major facilitator superfamily domain-containing protein, translating into MDAILLRNLVEIQSGPSTPDEATRPLTAPEKTYQRTYSSGPFQEDVVNVRRASRSDGFASGVVTPRTEDADLERSRPASPVLEVDAVEVIPSVWEPYMNRFRLLSVCLINFGNALSDSAAGALIPYMERHYEIGYAIVSLIFVGQALGFIFAAVFLDTLRARLGRARLLGIGQMLMACAYIPLVVAAPFGVVVAAFFFVGLGIAINIAMANIFCGSLQNSTIMLGLLHGSYGIGGTSGPLIATAMVTVAHTAWNHYYILTMGIGFVTMVLSAWAFWRFEKEQSPAVREREATPDNSAFLGMFAAVKLRIVLLGSTFIFAYQGAEVSISGWVISFLINSRGGDPSSVGYVSAGFWAGITIGRFFLSGPAARFGEKVFVYGLVAGALAFQFLVWFVPNVVGDAVAVSIVGLLLGPIYPCAAAVFMRGMSHRDILSGMGAISAFGSLGGAVAPFVTGLLAQAVGTWVLHPIVIFLFVVMLLCWYGIPAETKEKK; encoded by the exons ATGGACGCAATCCTCTTGCGAAACCTCGTGGAGATCCAATCCGGCCCCTCCACCCCCGACGAGGCGACCAGGCCACTCACAGCCCCGGAAAAGACCTACCAGAGGACCTATTCCAGCGGCCCATTCCAGGAAGATGTCGTCAATGTGCGAAGAGCGTCTCGTAGTGATGGATTCGCCTCTGGTGTAGTCACCCCCAGGACAGAAGATGCTGATCTTGAGAGAAGTCGTCCGGCGAGCCCGGTCCTCGAAGTTGATGCCGTGGAAGTGATTCCCAGTGTATGGGAGCCGTACATGAACCGCTTCAGACTGCTGTCTGTGTGTCTGATCAACTTTGGCAATGCGTTGAGTGACAGTGCAGCCGGTGCTCTGATTCCCTACATGGAAAG ACATTATGAAATCGGATACGCAATTGTCTCTCTCATTTTCGTCGGCCAAGCCCtgggcttcatcttcgccgcCGTCTTCCTCGACACGCTTCGTGCGAGGCTAGGCCGTGCAAGACTCCTCGGCATCGGCCAGATGCTCATGGCATGCGCCTACATCcctctcgtcgtcgccgcccCCTTTGGCGTCGTCGTggcggcctttttcttcgtcgGCCTGGGCATCGCCATTAATatcgccatggccaacatcTTCTGTGGCAGCCTGCAAAACAGCACCATCATGCTGGGGCTGCTGCACGGGAGTTATGGCATTGGAGGCACTTCAGGCCCCCTGATTGCCACGGCCATGGTCACTGTGGCACACACGGCGTGGAATCACTACTATATCCTGACTATGGGAATTGGCTTCGTCACCATGGTGCTCTCGGCGTGGGCTTTCTGGCGATTCGAAAAGGAGCAGAGCCCAGCAGTCcgcgagagagaagcaacCCCAGACAACTCGGCCTTCCTGGGCATGTTCGCCGCCGTGAAGCTGCGCATCGTGCTACTTGGATCaaccttcatcttcgcctACCAGGGCGCCGAGGTGTCCATCTCCGGCTGGGTCATCTCCTTCCTCATCAACTCCCGCGGCGGCGACCCCTCGTCCGTCGGCTACGTCTCGGCCGGTTTCTGGGCCGGCATCACCATCGgccgcttcttcctctccggCCCGGCCGCGCGCTTCGGCGAAAAGGTCTTCGTCTACGGCCTCGTCGCGGGCGCCCTAGCATTCCAGTTCCTGGTCTGGTTCGTGCCCAACGTCGTGGGCGACGCCGTGGCCGTGAGCATCGTCggcctgctgctggggcCCATCTACCCGTGCGCGGCGGCCGTCTTCATGCGCGGCATGTCGCACCGGGACATTCTGAGCGGGATGGGGGCCATCAGCGCGTTTGGGAGCTTGGGAGGTGCGGTGGCGCCGTTTGTGACGGGCTTGTTGGCGCAGGCGGTTGGGACGTGGGTGTTGCATCCGATTGTGATTTTCTTGTTTGtcgtgatgctgctgtgctggTATGGCATTCCTGCTgagacaaaggagaagaagtga
- a CDS encoding haloacid dehalogenase-like hydrolase domain-containing protein, with protein sequence MGSVATDIPAMATNPKFIFFTDFDGTVTTADSNDYMTDNLGYGAEKRKQGNADTLHGRVNFRDSFREMLDSVTTPFPECLDILLANIKLDPGFKDFYNWAQDNNVPIVILSGGMEPVIRALLDKLLGPGWDIQIVSNFVRAREGKSLNDVGGWEIIFRDDSIHGHDKSIEIRKYSSLPNRPTMFYAGDGVSDLSAAKETDLLFAKAGKDLVTWCENENVPFVTFNDWTSITQTVKDIAAGNITVQDAAKGRI encoded by the exons ATGGGCTCCGTCGCAACCGACATTCCGGCCATGGCCACTAACCCCAagttcatcttcttcaccgaCTTCGATGGCACCGTCACAACCGCCGATTCCAACGACTACATGACGGACAACCTAGGCTACGGCgccgagaagcgcaagcagGGCAACGCCGACACGCTCCACGGCCGAGTCAACTTTCGCGATTCGTTCcgcgagatgctggacagcGTCACGACGCCCTTTCCCGAGTGTCTCGACATCCTTCTGGCCAACATCAAGCTCGATCCCGGCTTCAAGGACTTTTACAACTGGGCCCAGGACAACAACGTCCCGATTGTCATTCTCAGCGGAGGCATGGAGCCTGTTATCCGGGCGCTTCTGGACAAGCTCCTAGGACCTGGGTGGGATATCCAGATTGTGAGCAACTTTGTGCGGGCGAGGGAGGGAAAGAGCCTCAACGACGTTGGTGGCTGGGAGATTATCTTCCGCGATGACAG CATCCACGGCCACGACAAGTCCATTGAGATCCGCAAGTACTCGAGCCTTCCCAACAGACCAACAATGTTCTACGCTGGTGACGGTGTCTCCGATCTGtctgctgccaaggagacTGATTTGCTCTTTGCAAAGGCCGGAAAGG ACCTGGTGACTTGGTGCGAAAACGAAAACGTCCCCTTTGTCACATTCAACGACTGGACAAGCATCACCCAGACGGTCAAGGATATTGCTGCCGGCAACATTACCGTCCAGGACGCGGCCAAGGGTCGCATTTAA
- a CDS encoding she9 / mdm33 family domain-containing protein: protein MQPFGRAVWRHGRIGLELAARPAPSGITTARWPSTACKRCHVQTIVFPRFYSSSQPPNDADKPPVPPQSAPKAADKPAATAKNATTESPAANGASWSRPSWLELPSISEERRSALNKRFSGIMDNVQSKVLNASQKLNEITGYTGIEAIKVENEQLETGLAEAQARVRAARQAYKTSNNKRASTQREVTTLLARKDTWTPTDLERFTELYRTDHVLEGEVVTAQETLTEAESDEQKLSQKLSAGILKRYHEEQIWSDRIRRASTWGTWGLMGMNFVLFVVLQFVAEPWKRKRLVKGVVAEEKRVLDEVQTELAVIKANLDQVAAAAEVDRVKAREKEAQKILSLTKIRAVWQTTMSAVWIRSFQDLKDLLSRWKALITDLEVWRAGFEYLISERQVDMRMRDASALVLEGLITGIFITWRMGALFRSSK from the coding sequence ATGCAGCCGTTTGGCCGTGCTGTCTGGAGACATGGCAGGATagggctggagctggcagCAAGGCCTGCACCCAGCGGCATCACCACAGCCCGATGGCCCTCGACGGCCTGCAAGCGTTGCCATGTCCAGACCATCGTCTTCCCTCGCTtctactcttcttctcagcctcccaaCGACGCCGACAAACCCCCCGTTCCCCCTCAATCCGCCCCCAAAGCAGCCGACAAACCGGCTGCAACCGCGAAAAATGCAACTACAGAATCCCCCGCCGCCAACGGTGCTTCGTGGTCCCGGCCAAGCTGGTTGGAGCTGCCATCGATATCTGAGGAGCGCCGGAGTGCCCTGAACAAGAGATTCAGCGGCATCATGGACAATGTCCAGTCAAAGGTCCTCAATGCCTCGCAGAAGCTCAACGAGATCACCGGCTACACTGGCATCGAAGCCATCAAGGTGGAGAATGAGCAGCTCGAGACTGGCTTAGCCGAGGCCCAGGCCCGTGTGCGGGCGGCCAGACAGGCATACAAGACATCAAATAACAAGCGGGCGTCGACTCAGCGTGAGGTGACGACGCTGCTTGCTCGCAAGGATACATGGACACCAACAGATCTTGAACGCTTTACGGAACTGTACCGCACAGACCACGTCCTGGAGGGCGAGGTCGTTACCGCACAGGAAACCTTGACAGAGGCCGAGTCCgacgagcagaagctcagCCAGAAGCTCAGCGCCGGCATCCTGAAACGTTACCATGAAGAGCAGATTTGGAGCGACCGGATCCGAAGGGCCTCGACCTGGGGTACCTGGGGCCTGATGGGCATGAACTTTGTCCTCTTTGTCGTTCTCCAGTTTGTTGCTGAGccctggaagaggaaaaggctgGTCAAGGGCGTCGTggcagaggagaagcgagTCCTAGACGAAGTTCAGACCGAGCTGGCCGTTATCAAGGCCAACCTCGACCAGGTGGCCGCGGCCGCCGAGGTCGATAGGGTCAAGGCTCGTGAAAAGGAGGCCCAGAAGATTCTCAGCCTGACCAAGATCAGGGCTGTCTGGCAGACCACCATGTCCGCAGTTTGGATTCGCAGCTTCCAGGACTTGAAAGATCTCCTGTCGCGATGGAAGGCTCTTATAACTGACCTCGAGGTGTGGAGGGCGGGTTTCGAATACCTGATTAGCGAGCGCCAGGTAGATATGCGTATGCGAGACGCATCCGCCCTGGTGCTGGAGGGCCTCATCACTGGCATATTCATCACTTGGCGCATGGGAGCGTTGTTTCGAAGTAGTAAATGA
- a CDS encoding protein kinase domain-containing protein produces the protein MNEDEAIQSINKKIEREKALINAANAMRSQTNNEAVRSRLDSQMRDGRRNLQFFEEKLRDIQMRRVGQGVEGMSLGGDDAGAPPPPPKDASSSWGDQASYGQAGPPDMSPPRPNFGAPGPGAASKARPNFTKLDLIKYDTPYLGPRIQHMLSQIQFKLNVEEQYLKGVEKMVQLYGMEGDRKSKADAAARRVESKQKILLLKQALKRYEELHVDMDSSDAQDDDSINTPNLRKPLSGQLSIRVVAIKDVDHATTGRFARGPETFVAVKVEDTVMARTRTSRNDRWEAEYHNIEVDKANEIELTIYDKPGEHPMPIAMLWVRISDIVEEMRRKRIEAEMNSSGWVSADRMGSSGAPSQFPMSPTQGSFGGGAPQTPGGQGQGAPFGDPGPQPQVVTGPIDGWFNLEPAGQIQLEFSFVKENRDKRQVDLGLGRKGAVRQRKEEVHEMFGHKFVQHQFYNIMRCALCGDFLKYSAGMQCEDCKYTCHNKCYSSVVTKCISKSNAETDPDEEKINHRIPHRFQPFSNVTANWCCHCGYILPFGKKNCRKCSECGLTCHAQCVHLVPDFCGMSMAVANQILEGIRVQKQRQQKTTSLSEKTLRSGASKSPTTTGHGSSASFSSAGAGSSPGTPSAEATEAARLMYANQTSPQRPDHPGRAPSDLSAAAAATAAMAAAQGRTGYDTAPQDPYAQGGYGGAAPQHHKYNPADYANVDQGFGAQPPAQQRPAPPPQQQQQQQQAPPPQLPPQQPPPQQALPPQPSQPQYQQPAAPKPQSPVSPQGAATGPGGAQRKALPSATDPGTGARIGLDHFNFLAVLGKGNFGKVMLAETKRSRRLFAIKVLKKEFIIENDEVESIKSEKRVFLIANRERHPFLTNLHACFQTETRVYFVMEYISGGDLMLHIQRGQFGTKRAQFYAAEVCLALKYFHENGVIYRDLKLDNIMLTLDGHIKIADYGLCKEDMWYGSTTSTFCGTPEFMAPEILLDKKYGRAVDWWAFGVLIYQMLLQQSPFRGEDEDEIYDAILADEPLYPIHMPRDSVSILQKLLTREPDQRLGSGPTDAQEIMSQPFFRNINWDDIYHKRVQPPFLPQIKSATDTSNFDSEFTSVTPVLTPVQSVLSQAMQEEFRGFSYTADLE, from the exons ATGAATGAGGACGAGGCAATCCagagcatcaacaagaagattgagCGGGAGAAGGCTCTGATCAAcgccgccaatgccatgcGTTCGCAGACCAACAACGAGGCGGTGCGCTCTCGGCTCGACTCCCAGATGCGCGATGGCCGCCGAAACCTGCAGTTCTTCGAGGAGAAGCTGCGGGATATCCAGATGCGGAGGGTCGGCCAGGGCGTCGAGGGCATGTCTCTGGGCGGCGACGACGCCGGCGCTCCCCCTCCACCGCCCAAAGAtgcctcgtcgtcatggGGAGACCAGGCGTCTTATGGCCAGGCTGGGCCGCCCGATATGTCGCCCCCTCGACCCAACTTTGGCGCTCCGGGCCCTGGAGCTGCCTCCAAAGCTCGGCCCAACTTCACCAAGCTAG ATCTGATCAAATATGATACCCCCTACCTCGGCCCTCGAATCCAGCACATGCTCTCGCAGATCCAGTTCAAGCTCAATGTCGAAGAGCAATATCTTAAGGGGGTTGAGAAAATGGTGCAGCTGTATGGCATGGAAGGCGACAGGAAGAGCAAGGCAGATGCGGCTGCTCGTAGGGTTGAGAGCAAGCAGAAGATCCTTCTCTTGAAGCAGGCATTGAAGAGATATGAGGAACTGCACGTCGACATGGACTCGTCTGATGCTCAGGATG ACGACTCCATCAACACGCCCAACCTTCGCAAGCCTTTGAGCGGTCAGCTCTCCATTCGTGTTGTGGCCATCAAAGACGTGGATCACGCCACCACCGGCAGATTTGCTCGGGGTCCAGAAACATTTGTCGCCGTTAAAGTCGAGGACACTGTCATGGCCCGAACTAGAACCTCGAGAAATGACCGCTGGGAAGCCGAGTATCACAACATTGAAGTTGACAAGGCCAACGAGATTGAGCTCACAATCTACGACAAGCCCGGCGAGCACCCCATGCCCATTGCCATGCTCTGGGTCCGGATATCCGACATCGTCGAGGAGATGCGCCGCAAGAGgatcgaggccgagatgaaCAGCTCCGGCTGGGTGTCTGCTGACAGAATGGGCAGCTCTGGAGCTCCCTCGCAGTTCCCGATGAGCCCAACCCAGGGATCTTTCGGAGGTGGTGCCCCTCAGACGCCCGGTGGCCAGGGTCAGGGAGCACCATTTGGCGATCCGGGCCCTCAGCCTCAAGTTGTCACTGGCCCCATCGATGGCTGGTTCAACCTCGAGCCGGCTGGACAGATCCAACTCGAATTCAGTTTCGTCAAGGAAAACCGAGACAAGAGGCAGGTGGATCTCGGTCTGGGCCGAAAGGGTGCTGTTCGACAGCGCAAGGAGGAAGTTCACGAAATGTTCGGCCACAAGTTTGTCCAGCACCAGTTTTACAACATCATGCGCTGTGCCCTCTGTGGAGATTTCCTCAAGTACTCTGCGGGTATGCAGTGCGAAGATTGCAAGTACACTTGTCACAACAAGTGCTACTCCAGCGTTGTTACCAAGTGTATCAGTAAGAGTAACGCTGAGACTGATCCTGACGAGGAAAAGATCAACCACCGCATTCCCCACAGGTTCCAACCCTTTTCCAACGTCACGGCCAACTGGTGCTGTCACTGCGGTTACATACTGCCTTTTGGCAAAAAGAATTGTCGAAAGTGTTCAG AATGTGGCCTCACGTGTCACGCCCAATGTGTCCACCTGGTTCCCGACTTCTGTGGCATGTCCATGGCCGTCGCCAACCAAATCCTTGAGGGTATAAGGGTTCAAAAGCAGAGGCAGCAAAAGACGACGTCGCTGTCGGAAAAGACGCTGCGATCTGGCGCCAGCAAGAGCCCGACCACCACCGGCCACGGATCATCTGCGTCGTTCTCGAGCGCGGGTGCTGGCTCGTCTCCCGGAACTCCCTCCGCAGAGGCTACCGAGGCAGCACGGCTCATGTATGCGAACCAGACATCGCCTCAGCGACCTGATCACCCCGGCCGTGCGCCCTCTGACCTctctgctgccgccgcggccaccgcagccatggccgccGCCCAGGGCCGCACCGGATACGACACCGCACCGCAGGATCCAtatgctcaaggaggataTGGCGGTGCAGCTCCTCAGCACCACAAGTACAACCCGGCGGACTATGCCAATGTGGATCAGGGATTCGGTGCCCAGCCGCCAGCTCAGCAACGACctgcccctcctcctcagcagcaacaacaacagcaacaggctcctcctcctcagtTGCCCCCTCAGCAGCCACCCCCCCAACAAGCGCTGCCGCCGCAACCCAGCCAGCCCCAGTACCAGCAACCTGCCGCCCCGAAGCCGCAGTCCCCCGTGTCTCCTCAGGGAGCTGCCACAGGGCCTGGAGGTGCCCAGCGCAAGGCTCTGCCGTCTGCCACCGATCCTGGTACTGGCGCGCGTATTGGTCTTGATCACTTCAACTTCCTTGCCGTTCTTGGAAAGGGTAACTTTGGTAAGGTCATGTTGGCAGAAACGAAGCGATCGAGGCGACTTTTCGCCATTAAGGTGCTTAAGAAGGAGTTTATCATTGAGAACGACGAAGTGGAGAGCATCAAGTCGGAGAAGAGAGTGTTCCTCATCGCCAACCGCGAGCGGCATCCGTTCTTGACCAACCTGCATGCCTGTTTCCAGACCGAAACCCGTGTCTACTTTGTGATGGAGTATATTAGTGGTGGTGATTTGATGCTTCACATTCAGCGTGGCCAATTTGGTACAAAGCGAGCCCA GTTTTACGCTGCCGAAGTCTGCTTGGCCCTCAAGTACTTCCACGAGAACGGTGTCATCTACCGTGACTTGAAGCTCGACAACATCATGTTGACGCTCGATGGCCACATCAAGATTGCCGATTACGGTCTTTGCAAGGAGGACATGTGGTATGGCTCAACGACGAGCACATTCTGTGGAACTCCAGAATTCATGGCGCCTGAG ATTTTGTTGGACAAGAAGTATGGCCGCGCGGTCGACTGGTGGGCCTTTGGAGTCTTGATCTACCAGATGCTTCTGCAGCAGTCTCCCTTCCGaggtgaagacgaagacgagattTACGACGCCATTCTCGCTGATGAGCCCCTCTACCCGATTCACATGCCTAGGGATTCCGTGTCCATTCTTCAGAAACTGCTCACCCGAGAACCCGACCAGCGACTCGGAAGCGGCCCTACCGACGCGCAGGAGATCATGAGCCAACCCTTCTTCCGCAACATCAACTGGGACGACATTTACCACAAGAGAGTCCAGCCGCCGTTCCTGCCCCAGATCAAGAGCGCTACGGATACGAGCAACTTTGACTCCGAGTTTACAAGCGTTACTCCTGTTCTCACCCCAGTCCAGTCTG TGCTTTCTCAAGCAATGCAAGAAGAGTTCCGAGGATTCAGCTACACGGCGGACTTGGAATAG